The Procambarus clarkii isolate CNS0578487 chromosome 12, FALCON_Pclarkii_2.0, whole genome shotgun sequence DNA window TACAGGAAAGGGTGGGGAATCaacatgagtgggttcaccagaattcactaGTTATAAAGGAAGAGAAGTGAGCACAAATGGTTCAAGAGGGCGtccctgggtgtttgtcagaatatctccCCAGAGGGTATGCTGACAGTTAAAATCATCCAAAAAAAGCACAGGCTCTGGTAAAGAGTCCAACAGGTGTTTAGGATCGTGAAGAGAAAGCATAAAATTTGAGGGGAGATAaacggaacagactgtataccatttactcacaaagatacgaaCCACAAAACACTGAATGGGTGACTGAAAAAGTCGGGGGATGAAGGGAATATCAAGacagatcaagagagcagtagagttatgcgcAGTAAAAGCTGGAGGGAAAAAGAGAAAGTAATAACCATGCCAAGTAAGTTTTATTGTTTTCTTTTGGGAGGGAGTTCTTTGGTTGTTCTACCTCTTCCCCTCACTTCATTACACAcgcaaatcacaatagcatgatgcttcaatgaacaaatccacaagggccgtgacgaggattcgaaccgtcagaagaggtagaacggcctattgacatagctagagtgcatgagggagttgtgtaaaaccctggtttgtgtctcggagaggctgcaggattcaagttcagtaaaacttctggtttcaactctttttaccatgtcgtagctcagtcgataaggcagcgcctgggatgatctcggacataggttcaaatcctcgtcaccgtccttgtggatttgttcattaatgcatcacgctattgtgatttctgtgtgtttttgacaatattcaaatgACTCTTATGCTGTATGAATCCTAATGTGCTTTATTAGATTTGATTTTTGtgaagtctttttgacattctgaacagtgatatggtttctctcctgtatgaatcctcatgtgtgttattagagataatttttgtgaaaagtttttttgacatactgaacagtgatatggtttctctcctgtatgaatcctcatgtgtgttattagatttgatttaagtgaaaagtctttttgacatactgaacagtgatatggtttctctcctgtatgaatcctcatgtgtgttattagagataatttgtgtgaaaagtctttttgacatactgaacagtgatatggtttctctcctgtatgaatcctcatgtgtgttattagagataatttgtgtgaaaagtctttttgacactctgaacagcgatatggtttctctcctgtatgaatcctcttgtgtgttattagatttgatttaagtgaaaagtctttttgacatactgaacagtgatatggtttctctcctgtatgaatcctcatgtgtgttattagatatattttgtgtgaaaagtctttttgacatactgaacagcgatatggtttctctcctgtatgaatcctcatgtgtgttattagagatatTTTGTGTGAAAAGTatttttgacatactgaacagtgatatggtttctctcctgtatgaatcctcatgtgttttcttagatatgatttttgtgaaaagtctttttgacatactgaacagtgatatggtttctctcctgtatgaatcctcatgtgtgttattagagataatttgtgtgaaaagtctttttgacactctgaacagcgatatggtttctctcctgtatgaatcctcttgtgtgttattagatttgatttaagtgaaaagtctttttgacatactgaacagtgatatggtttctctcctgtatgaatcctcatgtgtgttattagatatattttgtgtgaaaagtctttttgacatactgaacagcgatatggtttctctcctgtatgaatcctcatgtgtgttattagagatatTTTGTGTGAAAAGTatttttgacatactgaacagtgatatggtttctctcctgtatgaatcctcatgtgtgttattagagataatttgtgtgaaaagtctttttgacatactgaacagtgatatggtttctctcctgtatgaatcctcatgtgtgttattagatttgattttcgagtaaagtctttttgacacactgaacagtgatatgcattctctcctgtatgaatcctcatgtgtgttattagagataatttgtgtgacaagtctttttgacatattgaacagtgatatggtttctctcctgtatgaatcctcatgtgtgttattagagataatttgtgtgaaaagtctttttcacatactgaacagtgatatggtttctctcctgtatgaatcctcatgtgtgttattagatttgattttcgagtaaagtctttttgacacactgaacagtgatatgcattctctcctgtatgaatcctcttgtgtgttattagatttgatttaagtgaaaagtctttttgacatactgaacagtgatatggtttctctcctgtatgaatcctcatgtgccttattagagatgatttttgtgaaaagttTTTTTGACAtattgaacagtgatatggtttctctcctgtacgaatccttgtgtgtgtgttattagccataatttatttttaaagtcTTTCAGACACATTCTACAGTGATATGACTTTTCTCCTGAACTGtcacttatataaattttgataTTTTTGAAAGTAGTTTAGACAATGTATTTACTTTTTTTCTCTAAATGTTTTGTATGCTATTATGCGAGATGTTTTCATAATATAATTTTGAACATTCAACACTGATGACATTTTTcttttgaataaatatttgtacagtTTTCTTGATTGTATAAACCTTTACAGCTATTTGATCCAAAAAGCAAGTATTATCTAATGAAATATTCTACATTTCATTAGTTAAGTCTTGTAGacaattattattagtatttgtCTCCTTTATAAATTGTTGTGTTCTTTATAAATCTTAGtaatatatttgatatattttaaaTGCATGAGCTTTTATTTATTACTAAAGCAAATATTGATAAGAGATGCCAAAAACACTTGGACTGTCGGATACATAAATAATTCGAGTAACTACATAGCAATCAGTATAGAGTAACCAGAATAGAGCACACAGGTATAGTGTTAACTCTGTTGTCAACAGATGGCACTCAATATCAGATAAGCAATTGGAATAATCTAACTTTTGTAGGAATATAAAGCAATTTAATTGTCAAAGACACAAGAGAAtggaaaaaagttacaatatgtaAACCACTGGTATTATTCATAAATAGTATGAtaatattgtgcttattatattataaaatgtgctacACATAAAATATACTCTACAATATTTCCTGTGAATcagcaagtgtaaaagcaaacataCAAATCTACGTCTCCACATGCGTtcaccagcaggaaagttaaGTGTCCGCGTATAACTTTGTAAACATTACAAACAAATCctgtggcaattttttttttaagatttagcAAAATGTCTTTGCATAGGAAaactaaatatattataaatttttttataattataCTGTTTTATCATACTGTACATATAGCAACAGCAGAGAGGGATGGTTTATTATAAATACAGCCACAGTATTAAGATGTTTCACTACAGAACCTTATTACAAATATGACcacagaatttgggatgtttaattaTAAACATAACCACAGAACTGatggatgtcttattataaatataaccacagcACAAGAGTCAGGTACAGTGGACCCTCATGTGGTTTGTTATTTGCAAACATATATGTATGTGATTTTTACAAGAACTTACTGATCCAATGTACCATGCACATTGTTATTTTTAAATCCCCTATACATTcatgtaaatatgtaaataaataaattctgagCATTAAGAACACTGATATTTTATCTTATTTGGAGAGCCTTTTGAGCTTAAGAGCAAATTACCTAAGAAAAAATTCATAATTACTATACAGTATAAAGATTATTTATTTTAAATGCTTTCTCAACATTTACAATGGCTCACATAGGAGAAACAGTATGTAAtgttttaaaactgaaaatatatattaaactttTTTATATTAGAAcctgataataaaaataattaatatgaaAATCTTAAAATGTTTTCTTGCCAAACAATAGTATTAAAAACAATACTGTACCACATACACAATGAATTAATAAATACCGAGATTTTAAAATTAAT harbors:
- the LOC138363881 gene encoding zinc finger protein 271-like, encoding MANNTHTRIRTGEKPYHCSICQKNFSQKSSLIRHMRIHTGEKPYHCSVCQKDFSLKSNLITHKRIHTGENAYHCSVCQKDFTRKSNLITHMRIHTGEKPYHCSVCEKDFSHKLSLITHMRIHTGEKPYHCSICQKDLSHKLSLITHMRIHTGENAYHCSVCQKDFTRKSNLITHMRIHTGEKPYHCSVCQKDFSHKLSLITHMRIHTGEKPYHCSVCQKYFSHKISLITHMRIHTGEKPYRCSVCQKDFSHKIYLITHMRIHTGEKPYHCSVCQKDFSLKSNLITHKRIHTGEKPYRCSECQKDFSHKLSLITHMRIHTGEKPYHCSVCQKDFSQKSYLRKHMRIHTGEKPYHCSVCQKYFSHKISLITHMRIHTGEKPYRCSVCQKDFSHKIYLITHMRIHTGEKPYHCSVCQKDFSLKSNLITHKRIHTGEKPYRCSECQKDFSHKLSLITHMRIHTGEKPYHCSVCQKDFSHKLSLITHMRIHTGEKPYHCSVCQKDFSLKSNLITHMRIHTGEKPYHCSVCQKNFSQKLSLITHMRIHTGEKPYHCSECQKDFTKIKSNKAH